GACCGCACCCGGAACCCGCGGCCGCCCCGGCGCCGCCCCGGACGGCGCGGTCCCGCCAGTCCGCGCCGCCGCCACCCCGATGGCCCCACCGGCCACCCGCCCACCAGCCGCAGCCGGCACGGCCCGCCCACCCGGCGCGGCCCCTGACCAGGCCCCACCCGACGGCATCCGCCGCTCGGCGTCGGTCCCGGTCGGCCCGGAAGCGAGCCAGCCGATCGCGGCCCGGGCCACCGTGCCCGGCGCGGAGCCCGAGACGGCACCGCAGCGGAAGAAGGCGCTGGCCGCGGCACGGGCCATACAGTTCCGCGAGCAGATCAGGGAGCCGCGGAACGTCCGGCTAGGCATCCTCGTACTCGGAATCCTGATGGTCCTGGTCGCTCTTCCGCTCTATTCGTGGTCGAAGGCCGAGTCGCGCGACCCGGTGTTCACCGCGCTCGACAGCATGAGCGTGCCGGGCTGGGCCAACACCAAACCCGTGGACCGGATCGACGGCAACCGCTGGTGCCTGACCGAGTGCCGGTTCCGCGAGCGCACGACGCACTCGACGGAGTCGCCCGAGGCGACCACCAAGGCCTACCACGAGGCTCTCCAGCAGGCCGGATGGACAACCTGGAAGGTCGCGAAGTGCCCGGAGACCAAGGTTGACGGCAGCTACACGTGTTGGACCCGCGACGAGCTGACCATGGATCTGTGGGTACGCGCGCCCGCCTGCGGCAATGTGCCCATCGCGCCGCAGCCGCAGGACGGTGCCAGCACCGGGCCGCAGATCGCGCTCAACCCCGAGGACTGCAAGGGTTCCGACGTGTCCATCAAGGTCCGCAACGCGATCGCCGACGAGCGCACCGGGCCGCTGCCCGACGTCAACCCGGGTCAGGTCGGCGAGACGCCGTTCGGGCTCGCCCCGGCGGCCGCACCGTCGTGAGGCCGTGCGGCGTTACGGACGGTAGGGTCTGCACGTTGGCGCACGGGGCACGTCGTGGAGGAGGTTCGGGTGGACGGTGGAGAAGTCGCATGGCTGGTCGTGGCCGGCGCGTTCCTGATGCTGGTGCTGGTGCTCGCGGTGCCCATCCTGCGCCTGCGTAAGACGATCGACGCCGCGACGAACGCGATCAACGATCTCAACGACCGCACCGCTCCGATCCTGGCCAATGCCAACACGACGATCGAAGGGGTGAATGTGGCGCTGAGCCAGGTGCACACCTCGCTCGATGGCGTCAACATCCAGCTTGCCAAGATCGACACGATGACCGGGCACGCGCAGAACGTGACCGCCAACGTCGCCAACCTGGCCACGGTGGTCTCGGCAGCCGCGGCCAACCCGTTGGTCAAGGTCGCCGCCTTCGGCTACGGCGTGCGCCGGGCCGCCGCCGCCCGCCGCCACGCGGAAGACGAGCGTGAGGTGCGCACCACCCTCAAGCAGCAGCGCCGCGCCGCCAAGAAGGCCGCCACCCGCTGATCGAGGCCCCGCGAGGAAGGATGGAACCATGAAGCGGTTGCTCTGGCTGGGCGTCGGCCTCGCGGTGGGCGCCCTGGTCGTGCGCAAGCTGACCCAGAAGGCCAACGAATACACCCCGTCGGGCATCGCCTCGTCGGTCTCCGAGTCGGCGGGCGGGCTGGTCGAGTCGGTCCGGGCGTTCGTCGACGACGTGCGGTTCAACATGGCCGAGCGCGAGCAGCAGATCCACGAGGCGTTCGCCAACGGCGTGACGTTCGAGGACCAGTTCGAAGACCTCCGCGGCGACGACATCGAGGTCGACCTCGACGAGCCGATCAACGGAACGCATCCCAGGCAACGAAACATCACTTAGGAAGGCACCCGATGAAGACGGCGGAGATCAAGCGGCGGTTTCTCGCGCACTTCGAGGCCAACGGCCATGCCGTGGTCCCGAGCGCACCGCTGCCCGCCATCGACGACCCCAACCTGCTGTTCATCAACGCCGGCATGGTGCAGTTCGTGCCCTACTTCCTGGGCCAGCGCACCCCGCCGTGGCAGCGGGCGACGAGCGTGCAGAAGTGCATCCGCACGCCCGACATCGAAGAGGTCGGCAAGACCAGCCGGCACGGCACGTTCTTCCAGATGAACGGCAACTTCTCGTTCGGCGACTACTTCAAGGCCGGCGCCATCCCGCTGGCCTTCGAGCTGGTCACCAAGCCGGTCAGCGAGGGCGGGTTCGGGCTCGACCCGGAGCGCATCTGGGCCACGGTCTACCTCGACGACGACGAGGCGATCGAGATCTGGAAGCAGACCGGCATCCCCTCGGAGCGGCTGGTCCGCCGGGGCAAGAAGGACAACTACTGGTCGATGGGCATCCCCGGGCCGGCCGGTCCGTGCTCGGAGCTTTACTACGACCGTGGCCCCGCCTACGGCCCCGAGGGCGGCCCCGAGGTCGACGAGGACCGTTTCCTCGAGTTCTGGAATCTCGTCTTCATGCAATACGAGATCACCAACGTGAAGAACAAGGAAACCTTCGACGTCGTCGGTGAACTTCCGGCGAAGAACATCGACACCGGCATGGGCCTCGAGCGGATGGCCTCGCTGCTCCAGGGCGTCGACAACCTCTACGAGATCGACGAGGTCAAGCCGATCCTCGACCGGGCGGCCGAGCTGACCGGCAAGCGCTACGGCGCCGGCACCAGCAGCCACGTCGCCGCCGAGTCGCACCCCGACGACGTGCGGCTGC
This genomic interval from Asanoa ferruginea contains the following:
- a CDS encoding DUF948 domain-containing protein; protein product: MDGGEVAWLVVAGAFLMLVLVLAVPILRLRKTIDAATNAINDLNDRTAPILANANTTIEGVNVALSQVHTSLDGVNIQLAKIDTMTGHAQNVTANVANLATVVSAAAANPLVKVAAFGYGVRRAAAARRHAEDEREVRTTLKQQRRAAKKAATR